The Streptomyces armeniacus genomic interval GGCCGGGACTACCGGCTGGCCTTGGTGGACACGGAGGGTGCTCCTGTCCGTCTGCGCCACGGTGAGCTGCTGCTGGACCGCGGTCTGGCCAGCAGCCGTCGCTCGGCGGTGCGCGCGCTGACCGACTGGTACAGCCGTACAGGGCTGCGCTGGGCGCAGGGGCACACGCAACCCTGGGCGGGGCGGATGGAGGTGCCGGAGCCGACGCTTGAGGTGAGGGACCTGGGCCGGCGCTGGGGCACGTACCGTTCGGGCGACGGCGAGGGGACCGGCGCGGGACGCGTGTCGCTGCACTGGGCCGTGTTCCAGCTCCCGGGCGCACTCGTCGACTACGTGATCGCGCACGAACTGGCCCACACGCGGATCGCGGGGCACGGGCCCGACTACTGGCGGCTACTTGGTCGTGCCATTCCCGAGTGCCGGTCACGCAAGGCCGAATTGGACGAGATGGGTCGGCGTGTGTGGCTGGGGGATGTGAGCCGGTAGCGCGGCGCCCTGCGTGACCCATCGCTCAGCCCGTGCACGGTTCGCAACGCGGCGGCCGGCAGGCTGCGATGAATCGCGGGCGCTAATCCCGCTCCGTGCCGAGCACTTGGGCCCACCAGGGGTCGGCCGGTGCGCCCGTGAGGGCCACGCCCATGTCGCGGTAGGCGCAGTCGAGGAGGTTCGCCCGGTGCGCCGGGCTGTCCAGCCAGGCGTCGACGACCGCGGCCGCGCCGGACGGCCCGTGCGCGAGGTTCTCCGCCAGCCGCTCCGTGTCGTACCCGGCCGCCTCGGCGCGGGCCAGGGGCTGCGTGCCGCCGGCGCCG includes:
- a CDS encoding M48 family metallopeptidase; translation: MSAQRRRLGLTVERDGSLTLRVPEGCELHRAEDFVRASHRWIEDKLRLRQRHLPLNPARGLTHGEVFRYLGRDYRLALVDTEGAPVRLRHGELLLDRGLASSRRSAVRALTDWYSRTGLRWAQGHTQPWAGRMEVPEPTLEVRDLGRRWGTYRSGDGEGTGAGRVSLHWAVFQLPGALVDYVIAHELAHTRIAGHGPDYWRLLGRAIPECRSRKAELDEMGRRVWLGDVSR